One Pseudomonas rhizophila DNA window includes the following coding sequences:
- a CDS encoding nitrite reductase: protein MKRIGLAMLWIGTSHGAVTTGADLEQAERNYQQLCQQCHGVNRIGGAGPALLPQSLGRIKPGEIRQVIENGRPASQMAAFGTLLEPAQIDALALYLQRPPSVAPNWNEEDIRQSHRVLVDVATLPDQPQHRADPLNLFVVVEAGNHHVAVVDGDRFEVLARFASHFAVHGGPKFSPDGRFVYLASRDGWISLYDLHNLKLIAEVRAGLNTRNLAVSKDGRWVLVGNSLPGNLAVLDARDLSLVKTIATLGRDGQASRVSAVYTAAPRNSFIVALKDVNEVWELPTGPNPDFVPRRIEVQDHLDDFSFSPDYRQLLATSRKAQGGQVIDLDSGQVVSDISLPGMPHLGSGTYWKRDGRWVFATPNISKGLVSVIDINTWKVIRQIPTLGPGFFLRSHANSRYAWTDVFFAAGNDAIHLIDKQTLKIAHTLRPMPGKTAAHVEFTHDGRYLLLSIWDTDGALIVYDSHTLKEIKRLPMNKPSGKYNVGNKIEFAEGTSH, encoded by the coding sequence ATGAAACGCATCGGGCTTGCGATGCTGTGGATCGGTACGAGCCATGGCGCCGTTACCACCGGTGCCGACCTGGAACAGGCCGAGCGCAATTACCAGCAGCTCTGCCAACAATGCCACGGCGTGAACCGCATCGGCGGCGCCGGGCCGGCGTTACTGCCCCAGAGCCTGGGCCGGATCAAGCCCGGCGAAATTCGCCAGGTGATCGAAAATGGCCGCCCCGCCAGTCAGATGGCGGCCTTCGGTACGCTGCTGGAGCCTGCACAAATCGACGCCCTGGCGCTTTATCTCCAGCGTCCGCCCAGCGTCGCGCCCAATTGGAATGAAGAGGATATTCGCCAAAGTCATCGGGTGCTGGTGGACGTCGCCACATTGCCCGACCAGCCGCAACACCGGGCCGACCCGCTGAACCTGTTCGTGGTGGTGGAAGCCGGCAATCATCACGTCGCGGTGGTCGACGGGGATCGGTTCGAGGTGCTCGCGCGCTTCGCCTCGCACTTTGCAGTGCATGGCGGACCGAAGTTTTCCCCGGACGGGCGTTTTGTCTACCTGGCGTCGCGCGATGGCTGGATCAGCCTGTATGACCTGCACAACCTCAAGCTGATCGCCGAAGTGCGGGCCGGGCTCAATACTCGCAACCTGGCGGTGAGCAAGGACGGTCGCTGGGTGCTGGTGGGCAACTCGCTGCCCGGCAATCTGGCGGTGCTGGATGCCCGGGACTTGTCCCTGGTCAAGACGATCGCGACGCTGGGCAGGGATGGCCAAGCTTCGCGGGTCAGCGCGGTCTATACCGCTGCGCCGCGCAACAGCTTCATCGTCGCACTGAAGGATGTGAACGAGGTTTGGGAACTGCCCACCGGTCCGAACCCGGACTTCGTGCCCAGGCGCATCGAGGTCCAGGATCATCTGGATGACTTTTCCTTCTCACCCGACTATCGCCAGTTGCTCGCCACCTCGCGCAAGGCCCAGGGTGGACAGGTGATCGACCTTGACAGTGGCCAGGTGGTCAGCGACATCAGCTTGCCGGGCATGCCGCACCTGGGCTCGGGCACCTATTGGAAGCGCGATGGCCGCTGGGTGTTCGCGACCCCCAACATCAGCAAAGGACTGGTGTCGGTGATCGACATCAACACCTGGAAAGTCATCAGGCAGATCCCTACCCTCGGGCCGGGTTTCTTCCTGCGCAGCCATGCCAACTCCCGCTATGCCTGGACCGACGTGTTCTTCGCCGCCGGCAACGATGCCATCCACCTGATCGACAAACAGACCCTGAAAATCGCCCACACCTTGCGCCCCATGCCCGGCAAAACCGCCGCCCACGTCGAATTTACCCACGACGGCCGCTACCTGCTGTTGAGCATCTGGGACACCGACGGCGCGCTGATCGTCTACGACAGCCACACCCTCAAGGAAATCAAGCGCCTGCCCATGAACAAACCTTCAGGCAAATACAACGTGGGCAACAAGATCGAATTTGCCGAAGGTACGTCTCACTGA
- a CDS encoding nitrous oxide reductase accessory protein NosL, translating into MNRVYSRTGRVLAGVLVCLVLVACGKPESTPASKAALAFHPSDECHVCGMVITDFPGPKGAAATASGVKKFCSPAEMLGWWLQPENHRADVQLYVHDMGRSHWNTPDDEHLIDARTAYFVVGSKLKGAMGVVLATFADAQAAEKLARETGGQVLRLQDIDQKLLGQATAMSPMNH; encoded by the coding sequence ATGAACAGGGTGTATTCGAGGACAGGCCGAGTTCTCGCCGGAGTGTTGGTGTGCCTGGTGCTGGTGGCATGCGGCAAGCCTGAGTCGACACCGGCCTCAAAGGCGGCGCTGGCGTTCCATCCCAGTGACGAGTGCCATGTCTGCGGCATGGTCATCACGGATTTTCCCGGACCCAAGGGCGCCGCAGCGACCGCCAGCGGCGTGAAGAAGTTCTGCTCGCCGGCCGAGATGCTCGGCTGGTGGCTGCAGCCGGAGAACCATCGGGCCGACGTCCAGTTGTACGTCCACGACATGGGGCGCAGCCACTGGAACACCCCGGATGATGAGCACCTGATCGATGCCCGGACCGCCTATTTCGTCGTCGGCTCCAAGCTCAAGGGCGCCATGGGCGTCGTCCTGGCCACGTTCGCCGACGCCCAGGCGGCGGAAAAACTCGCCCGCGAGACCGGCGGCCAGGTGCTGCGTCTGCAAGACATCGACCAGAAGCTGCTGGGACAGGCCACCGCTATGTCGCCGATGAATCATTGA
- the nirJ gene encoding heme d1 biosynthesis radical SAM protein NirJ encodes MLRISHYLRALAGQCPAPRVAPPGSTRAPVVIWNLLRRCNLTCKHCYATSADSVFRDELDTAAALKVIDDLHDAGVRVLILSGGEPLLREDLFQLSAYARRKGFFLALSTNGTLIDPSNIEQIEAANFDYVGISIDGLEATHDAFRQLKGSFASSMAAIRLCRERGIRVGLRTTLTQQNHTQLPRLLDLMSEYDVQKFYLSHLNYSGRGKRSRQLDARQQMSREAMLLIFERAWSDILHGRDTDFVSGNNDADAVLLLQWVASRLPHHYAELERMLKAWGGNASGSGIANIDNTGEVHPDTYWWQHSVGNVRRTPFRTLWLERPDALLQKLREHPRTVGGRCGQCRWLAICNGNTRTRAWADGDLWGQDPGCHLSDDEIGLHTLPSTLIPSVALPCAR; translated from the coding sequence ATGTTGAGGATCAGCCATTACCTGCGTGCCCTGGCCGGTCAATGTCCCGCGCCGCGTGTTGCACCACCGGGCAGTACACGAGCGCCGGTGGTGATCTGGAATCTGCTCAGGCGCTGCAACCTGACTTGCAAACACTGCTACGCCACCTCGGCCGACAGCGTGTTTCGTGATGAGCTGGACACGGCCGCGGCGCTCAAGGTCATCGACGACCTGCATGACGCGGGCGTACGGGTATTGATCCTGTCCGGCGGCGAGCCGCTGCTGCGCGAGGATCTGTTCCAGCTCAGTGCCTATGCCCGGCGCAAGGGATTCTTCCTGGCGCTTTCCACCAACGGTACGCTGATCGACCCGAGCAACATCGAGCAGATCGAGGCGGCGAACTTCGATTATGTGGGCATCAGCATCGATGGCCTGGAAGCGACGCACGACGCCTTCCGCCAGCTCAAAGGCAGTTTCGCCAGTTCCATGGCGGCCATCAGGTTGTGTCGCGAACGCGGGATTCGGGTCGGGTTGCGCACCACTCTGACCCAGCAGAACCACACCCAGCTACCGCGACTGCTGGATCTGATGAGCGAATACGACGTGCAGAAATTCTACCTGTCGCACCTCAACTACAGCGGTCGCGGCAAGCGCAGTCGTCAGCTCGACGCCCGGCAACAGATGAGCCGCGAGGCCATGCTCCTGATCTTCGAGCGGGCCTGGAGCGACATCCTGCACGGACGCGACACGGACTTCGTCAGCGGCAACAACGACGCCGATGCGGTGCTGTTGCTGCAATGGGTAGCCTCACGCCTGCCCCATCACTACGCCGAACTGGAACGCATGCTCAAGGCTTGGGGCGGTAACGCCTCGGGCAGCGGCATTGCCAATATCGACAACACCGGTGAGGTACACCCCGACACTTACTGGTGGCAGCACTCGGTGGGTAACGTGCGCCGGACGCCCTTTCGCACACTCTGGCTGGAACGTCCCGACGCTCTGCTGCAAAAACTGCGCGAGCATCCGCGCACCGTGGGTGGCCGCTGCGGACAGTGTCGTTGGCTGGCCATCTGCAATGGCAACACCCGCACACGCGCCTGGGCCGACGGCGACCTGTGGGGCCAGGACCCCGGCTGCCACCTCAGCGATGACGAAATCGGCTTGCACACGCTCCCCAGCACTTTGATTCCCAGCGTTGCATTGCCCTGCGCCCGATAA
- a CDS encoding ABC transporter permease — protein MNPIWNMARKEFSDGLRNRWLLAISLLFAVLAIGIAWLGAAASGQLGFTSVPATVASLASLATFLMPLIALLLAYDAIVGEDESGTLLLLLTYPLGRGQLLLGKFVGHGLILALATLIGFGCAMFAIALLVDDIELSLLLWAFGRFIVSSTLLGWVFLGLAYVLSSLSAEKSTAAGLALGVWFFFVLVFDLALLALLVLSEGRFSPDLLPWLLLFNPTDVYRLINLSGFDAGSSGLAVLTLGSDLPMPGPWLWLCLWLWMAVPLWLAYRLFNRRCP, from the coding sequence ATGAACCCGATCTGGAACATGGCCCGCAAGGAATTCAGTGACGGCTTGCGCAACCGCTGGTTGTTGGCGATCAGTCTGTTGTTCGCCGTGCTGGCCATCGGCATCGCCTGGCTTGGCGCGGCGGCGTCCGGCCAGTTGGGGTTTACCTCGGTGCCGGCAACGGTGGCGAGCCTGGCCAGCCTGGCAACGTTCCTGATGCCGTTGATCGCCTTGTTGCTGGCCTATGACGCGATCGTCGGCGAGGACGAGAGCGGCACCTTGCTGCTGTTGCTGACGTATCCGTTGGGGCGCGGGCAGTTGCTGCTGGGCAAGTTTGTCGGTCACGGCCTGATCCTGGCGCTGGCGACCCTGATCGGCTTTGGTTGCGCGATGTTCGCCATAGCCCTGCTGGTGGACGATATCGAGCTGAGCCTGCTGCTCTGGGCCTTTGGCCGCTTCATCGTCTCCAGCACGCTGTTGGGTTGGGTTTTTTTGGGGCTGGCCTATGTGCTGAGCAGCCTGTCGGCGGAGAAATCCACCGCCGCCGGGCTGGCGCTGGGGGTGTGGTTTTTCTTCGTGCTGGTGTTTGACCTGGCGTTGCTGGCACTGCTGGTGCTGAGCGAGGGCCGGTTCAGTCCGGACCTGCTGCCGTGGCTGTTGCTGTTCAACCCCACCGATGTGTATCGGCTGATCAACCTGTCGGGGTTCGACGCCGGTTCCAGCGGCCTGGCAGTGCTGACCTTGGGCAGCGACCTGCCGATGCCCGGGCCTTGGCTCTGGCTGTGCCTGTGGTTGTGGATGGCTGTGCCGTTGTGGCTGGCCTATCGGTTGTTCAACCGTCGGTGTCCGTGA
- a CDS encoding ABC transporter ATP-binding protein gives MNVVEIEGVSQRYGNAAVLRGLNLNLAQGEVLGLFGHNGAGKTTTMKLILGLLRASEGQVRVFGREPSDPGVRRMLGYLPENVMFYPQLSGLETLRHFARLKGAAPEQVERLLEEVGLAQAARRRVRTYSKGMRQRLGLAQALLGQPRLLLLDEPTVGLDPIATQDLYQLLDRLRWQGTSIILCSHVLPGVEAHINRAAILTQGRLLALGSLDRLREDAGLPTLIRASGLSRADWLRQHWRSEGHLTQGWGAQGLQVSAPDGSKLKLLRQLLAQDDPTDVEIKPPSLEDLYRHYMVRAATEEAGS, from the coding sequence TTGAACGTCGTCGAGATCGAAGGCGTCAGTCAGCGCTACGGCAATGCCGCTGTGCTGCGCGGGCTGAACCTGAACCTGGCCCAGGGCGAAGTGCTCGGCCTATTTGGGCACAACGGTGCGGGCAAGACCACGACCATGAAACTGATACTCGGTCTGCTGCGCGCCAGTGAGGGTCAGGTGCGAGTATTTGGCCGGGAGCCGAGTGATCCGGGCGTGCGCAGAATGCTCGGTTACCTGCCGGAGAACGTGATGTTCTATCCGCAGTTGAGCGGGCTGGAAACCCTGCGCCATTTCGCCCGGCTCAAGGGCGCGGCGCCAGAACAGGTCGAGCGCTTGCTGGAGGAGGTAGGGCTGGCGCAAGCGGCCCGGCGGCGTGTGCGCACGTACTCCAAGGGCATGCGCCAGCGCCTCGGGCTGGCCCAGGCCTTGCTTGGCCAGCCGCGACTGCTGTTGCTGGACGAACCCACCGTCGGCCTGGACCCCATCGCCACCCAGGACCTCTATCAACTGCTCGATCGGCTGCGCTGGCAGGGCACCAGCATCATTCTTTGTTCGCACGTCTTGCCTGGCGTGGAAGCTCACATCAACCGCGCCGCGATTCTCACCCAAGGTCGCCTGTTGGCCCTGGGCAGCCTGGACCGGTTGCGCGAAGACGCGGGGCTGCCGACGCTGATCCGCGCCTCGGGCCTGTCGCGGGCCGACTGGCTTCGCCAGCATTGGCGCAGCGAAGGGCACCTCACCCAAGGGTGGGGCGCGCAAGGGCTGCAGGTGTCCGCGCCGGATGGCAGCAAACTCAAGTTGCTGCGCCAGTTACTGGCCCAGGATGACCCGACGGATGTCGAGATCAAACCGCCGTCCCTGGAAGATTTGTACCGTCACTACATGGTTCGCGCGGCGACCGAGGAGGCCGGCTCATGA
- the cobA gene encoding uroporphyrinogen-III C-methyltransferase codes for MSASIVLPAALQSSFRPGEVALVGAGPGDPGLLTLRAWSLLMQADAVVYDRLISAQLLGLIPLTCARHYVGKAAGCHSLPQAQINQLLADLADQGQRVVRLKGGDPFIFGRGAEELEYLLARGIDCQVVPGITAASGCSAYAGIPLTHRDLVNSCRFITGHLQREGDLNLPWQSLADDSQTLVFYMGLSNLGSIAARLMAAGLAAETPAALISNGTRPDQQVLRGTLQQLPAMARDCVEGLPTLTVIGKVVGLFAQQPMQHPARVHPKPQPLKVAL; via the coding sequence ATGTCTGCCTCTATCGTTCTGCCCGCTGCCCTGCAATCGTCCTTCAGACCGGGGGAAGTCGCGTTGGTCGGCGCCGGTCCCGGTGACCCTGGTTTGCTGACGTTACGCGCCTGGAGCCTGTTGATGCAGGCCGACGCGGTGGTCTACGACCGCCTGATCAGTGCGCAACTGCTGGGTTTGATCCCGCTGACGTGCGCCCGACATTACGTCGGCAAGGCCGCCGGCTGCCACAGTCTGCCCCAGGCCCAGATCAACCAATTGCTGGCCGACCTCGCGGACCAGGGCCAGCGGGTGGTCCGGCTCAAGGGCGGCGACCCGTTCATCTTCGGTCGCGGTGCCGAAGAGCTGGAATACTTGCTGGCCCGTGGTATCGATTGTCAGGTGGTGCCCGGTATCACTGCCGCATCCGGTTGCAGCGCCTACGCCGGCATTCCGCTGACCCATCGCGACCTGGTCAATTCCTGCCGTTTCATCACCGGCCACTTGCAGCGCGAAGGTGATCTGAACCTGCCTTGGCAAAGCCTGGCGGATGATAGCCAGACCCTGGTGTTCTACATGGGCTTGTCGAACCTGGGCAGCATTGCCGCACGGTTGATGGCCGCAGGCCTGGCCGCCGAGACTCCGGCGGCATTGATCAGCAACGGCACTCGTCCCGACCAGCAGGTGCTACGTGGCACCCTGCAACAACTGCCGGCCATGGCACGAGATTGCGTTGAAGGGCTGCCGACATTGACGGTGATCGGTAAGGTGGTCGGCTTGTTTGCCCAGCAGCCGATGCAGCATCCGGCGCGCGTTCATCCCAAACCCCAGCCTTTGAAGGTGGCGCTATGA
- a CDS encoding Lrp/AsnC family transcriptional regulator has translation MSACISRSEPLPQTLPRLDETPLALRLVELTQDGLPLLEDPWAWLAEQLGLSVESTLDLLKRLQAEGAIRRIAAVPNHYRLGYRHNGMTVWDVADADVPRLGALLGAQPFVSHCYRRPRRAGWRYNLFAMVHGRSREEIDSYREHLRYLLGEACSADDMLVSSRILKKTGLRLSPVGAKLARETAASVSEGPHRLQGGQT, from the coding sequence ATGTCGGCCTGTATTTCCCGGTCTGAGCCGTTGCCGCAGACGCTGCCTCGCCTGGATGAAACGCCACTGGCCCTGCGGCTGGTGGAACTGACCCAGGACGGCCTGCCCTTGCTCGAAGATCCCTGGGCCTGGCTGGCCGAGCAACTGGGGCTGAGCGTGGAATCGACCCTCGACCTGCTCAAGCGTTTGCAGGCCGAAGGCGCGATCCGCCGCATCGCCGCGGTGCCCAATCACTATCGCCTGGGTTATCGCCACAACGGCATGACTGTCTGGGATGTCGCCGACGCCGATGTGCCGCGCCTGGGCGCGCTGCTGGGTGCGCAGCCTTTTGTCAGCCACTGCTACCGCCGCCCACGCCGGGCCGGTTGGCGCTACAACCTGTTTGCCATGGTCCATGGCCGCAGTCGCGAGGAAATCGACAGCTATCGCGAGCACCTGCGCTATCTGCTGGGTGAGGCCTGTAGCGCCGACGACATGCTGGTGAGCAGCCGCATCCTGAAAAAAACCGGCCTGCGCCTGTCGCCGGTGGGAGCAAAGCTTGCTCGCGAAACAGCCGCCTCGGTTTCTGAGGGACCGCATCGGCTTCAGGGCGGGCAAACCTAG
- a CDS encoding Lrp/AsnC family transcriptional regulator: MNTTLSDHQSLQLRRLLETGLPLTSRPFQALAEQIDASEQQVLDQVQHWQEQGLFRRVGLVVNHRALGFAANAMLVLDVPDALVDEVGRRLGQAPGISLCYQRPRRLPQWQYNLFCMIHGRQRDRVEAQVQALLEEHWLSDLPHQLLFSTHLFKQCGGRYATPAGVAIDG; encoded by the coding sequence ATGAACACGACCCTGAGTGACCACCAGTCACTGCAACTGCGCCGTCTGCTGGAGACCGGCCTGCCCCTGACATCACGGCCCTTCCAGGCCCTGGCCGAGCAGATCGACGCCAGCGAACAACAGGTTCTCGACCAGGTGCAGCACTGGCAGGAACAGGGCTTGTTCCGCCGCGTCGGCCTGGTGGTCAATCACCGCGCATTGGGCTTTGCCGCCAACGCCATGCTGGTGCTGGACGTGCCGGATGCATTGGTCGATGAAGTCGGTCGCCGCCTTGGCCAGGCGCCGGGCATCAGCCTTTGCTATCAACGACCACGACGCTTGCCCCAGTGGCAATACAACCTGTTCTGCATGATCCACGGTCGCCAGCGCGACCGTGTCGAGGCCCAGGTCCAGGCACTGTTGGAGGAGCACTGGTTGAGTGATCTGCCGCACCAGTTGCTGTTCAGCACACACCTGTTCAAGCAGTGTGGCGGACGCTACGCAACACCGGCCGGAGTGGCGATCGATGGATGA
- a CDS encoding Lrp/AsnC family transcriptional regulator, which yields MDDLDRRLINRLQLGLPLVRQPWQALADELDSSSTELLDRLHELLNDGVLTRFGPMFDIDRLGGAFTLAALAVPEPRFDTIAELLAAMPEVAHNYRREHAWNMWFVLACPSEQAISDTLLRIERLTGLEPLNLPKEETYHVGLYFPV from the coding sequence ATGGATGACCTGGACCGACGCCTGATCAATCGCCTGCAACTGGGTTTGCCGCTGGTACGCCAGCCCTGGCAAGCCTTGGCCGATGAACTGGACAGCAGCAGTACCGAACTGCTCGACCGGCTGCACGAGTTGCTCAACGACGGCGTACTCACCCGCTTCGGCCCGATGTTCGACATCGACCGCCTGGGCGGCGCGTTCACCCTGGCGGCGCTGGCGGTGCCCGAACCGCGTTTCGACACCATCGCCGAGCTGCTCGCGGCCATGCCCGAAGTGGCCCACAACTACCGTCGCGAGCACGCCTGGAACATGTGGTTCGTGCTTGCCTGCCCCAGTGAACAGGCGATCAGCGACACCTTGTTGCGTATCGAACGCCTGACCGGCCTGGAGCCGCTGAACCTGCCCAAGGAGGAGACTTACCATGTCGGCCTGTATTTCCCGGTCTGA
- a CDS encoding Lrp/AsnC family transcriptional regulator — MTPSPLARRLIDQFQHGLPLCAEPYRAMADALGCSEAQVLDCLQHLQLAGTLSRVGPVFEHSRAGASTLAALAVPVDRLHQVAARVSQYPEVNHNYAREHRYNLWFVLTGPDRAHLDNILRELENDTGLTPLDLPMLTAYRIDLGFALEATP, encoded by the coding sequence ATGACACCAAGCCCACTCGCCCGCCGCCTGATCGATCAGTTCCAGCATGGTCTGCCGTTGTGCGCCGAACCCTATCGGGCAATGGCCGATGCCCTGGGTTGCAGCGAAGCCCAGGTGCTCGATTGTCTGCAGCACCTGCAACTGGCGGGCACCCTGTCACGGGTCGGCCCGGTGTTCGAACACAGCCGAGCCGGGGCCAGCACCCTCGCCGCCCTGGCGGTGCCCGTGGACCGATTGCACCAGGTCGCAGCGCGCGTCAGTCAGTACCCGGAAGTCAATCACAACTACGCCCGCGAACATCGCTACAACCTCTGGTTTGTGCTGACCGGGCCTGATCGTGCCCACCTGGACAACATCCTCCGGGAACTGGAAAACGACACCGGCCTCACGCCGCTGGACCTGCCCATGCTGACCGCTTACCGCATCGACCTGGGCTTTGCCCTGGAGGCTACCCCATGA